ttggcaaaaagaagaataaatgtTAAGTCCGAAGAGTCATTTCCCAAAGAACACGGCTAATCTCTTTTCATGCATTGCCTGAACCTTTTTATTCCTATTCCCCCTTTCTTCAACTAGAGCTTCTAAAGATACATACTAATAAAGCGAGGGAATTAGTTGCCTATAAGAATTCATCCCATCCTCCCCCCTAAAATCATCTGTAGCAAAAAAATGGCGAAACACTTGGGGTTTCTGTTCTGCATCTTGATCATAGTCATGGACATTGTGGCCGGAATACTTGGCATTGAGGCTGAAATCGCTCAAAACAAGGTTATTTGCTGAAATCCACAAACTGATCATATCGTATTGATAAGTCATGTATTGTTTcccttattttaatatatatattatatataggtgAAACATTTGAGGGTGTGGATATTCGAGTGTAGAGATCCAAGCTATGAGGCTTTCAAGCTAGGGTTGGCTGCAGCAATTTTTCTGGCCCTTGCTCACATCATCGGTAACTTGGTTAGTGGGTGCATTTGCGTTTGGTCCAAGCAAGATTATGCCAACTCCTCAGCTAACAGGCAATTAGCAGTTGCTTCCCTCATTTTCTCTTGGTAGGTGCTCGATCTTGCTTCATGTTCATGATTTTTGGATACATGCAACCTTGTACGTTTTTCCCAATAAATTAAGAACCTCATGAACATGATGAAACATGTTTACCTTTGTCATGACACGCGTGCGCGAACACCAGGATCATATTAGCTGTTGGATTATCGATGCTGATCGTAGGAACAATGGCGAATTCGAGATCTAGAAAATCGTGTGGACTAGCTCACCAACGACTCCTGTCTATAGGAGGGATTTTATGTTTCGTCCACGGAATGTTCATTGTCGCCTACTACGTGTCCGCCAAAGCCGCAGCAAGAGATGAAAAGGAGCGAAGAAACCATCCCGGATCAGGTGCTGCAGCCCATGTTTAGAATGCCATCTCTCCTCTCTTTTTGGGCTTCTTTGTGATCATCACAAGATTGCCTTTGCCAGATTGGGTTTTAGACAATTCTTTTGTTAACGTTTGTGTTGATCATGATGTATTTGATTGTAAATGCTAACTAGAAATGACAATAGATCCCACAAATGGGTATGTATATATTTCGTTAATCCTTACATTGATATTGCAAGAAAGAGATGTTCCACTATCCGATCATGGCTGAAAAATACCAATATTTAATTGGTTTGTATAATGTAAGCACAAGCCAAAAAGATTACATCGTCTAGCATTTTATACATCTTCATCCCATTCAAGTTCTACGATAAGGCAAAACTTTCCCATAGATTGCATTATGCCTTGCATCTGTCGACATATATTTTAACGTATAGCTTTCGACTTTCAGCAAGgaatagaaaataaagagaaattagAATGATGATGTAATTGAGATGTGTTTCTTTCCCAAGCTGCGGCCTTCTGTCTTTTTCAAGGAATTGTCATTTGCAAGGAGCTCACTTTAGTCTCCCTTTCGGGCTGGGTTGGTGTCCCTCCATTCTGGGCCGGGTGTAGTTTCTAACAGAGTGTAAAGCAAGGCGATGGGCTTCTGTTGACTTACTCTCTCTTGCTGGACTACTGTAATATTGACCCTGGGTTGGATAGTTACTAAGAAGCATTTGGGCTTCTTGTACAGAAAGATCATCATAAACTCACACCCTTTTCATCAAATCAGTTGATGGCATGATGCCATTCGGCTGGAGAACAAAAAACAGCCCCATGAAACTTGGCAATCATGAATTGCTCCAAGTCCAAGTGGCATAACTAAAGGAAACATTTGGTTACATGCAgtgatatttttaaataatgctGGTTATCATCTTCAATATGATATATGAAATGACAtctttcatttaataaaataaaaattttatatattttttacttattttattaatataattatctgtaatattttatttaataaaaaatatttatttaaactaattatattaataaaatatataaaaatatataaaaatgactatatataatttgatctCAACTTTAAGAGAATCATGGGCCTGTTAAGAATTCGTTTCGGTCCAATGAAAAAACAACGGCACATTCGGAGAGCGTTTTAGAGAGAGCGCCGAAatccaaattcaaattttttcccTTCGACCCCACTCTCCCAACACTCTCTCTTCTTCCCCTTTCTCTGCAAACCCTAACTTCCCAAATTAACCCCTATCTTTGATAGAAGAATCTTCCGCACTCTCTCCTCGGGCCCCTCCTTCCTCTTCCGCACAATCTCACGGCCTTTCATTCCGCAAATCAATGGCCAAGAATTGGATTTGAGTTTCCTCGGATGCAATTCACTGACCCCCAAGTACTCTCCTGGAAAAGAGCTCTGTGAGTCCTCGTCGTACCCTATCGTGTTCTCGGCTTCGAAGATGGCCTCTCGCAACCAGAACCGGCCTCCTCGCAGTCCATCCGCTGTAAGCTCTGATTACTTGCATTTtactactaataataataatattattattattataattattagtgtTATTACATTGGGGTTGCTTCGTTGCTGAGGAACGGAGACAAAAGCTTAGTTCCAGATCTTATTAGGTgttgctttttcttttgtttaggaTGTTGTTTGACTCCAAAGAGATTGTTTCTGTTTATGTCTCTAGCTGATTAGTTATTTTTCTC
This genomic interval from Carya illinoinensis cultivar Pawnee chromosome 10, C.illinoinensisPawnee_v1, whole genome shotgun sequence contains the following:
- the LOC122279028 gene encoding uncharacterized protein LOC122279028, coding for MAKHLGFLFCILIIVMDIVAGILGIEAEIAQNKVKHLRVWIFECRDPSYEAFKLGLAAAIFLALAHIIGNLVSGCICVWSKQDYANSSANRQLAVASLIFSWIILAVGLSMLIVGTMANSRSRKSCGLAHQRLLSIGGILCFVHGMFIVAYYVSAKAAARDEKERRNHPGSGAAAHV